A genomic stretch from Mycobacterium malmoense includes:
- a CDS encoding DUF1990 family protein translates to MDLAALEELPLTYPEVGATAAGQLPAGYGHLQLETQIGTGRQRFEQAADAVMRWGMQRGAGLRVWASSEVAEVATVVLVKMGFLPAPCRVVYVIDEPDIRGFAYGTLPGHPESGEERFVVRHDPTTSAVFAEVSAFSRPATWWSRAGGPLVPLGQRVIARRYLRAV, encoded by the coding sequence GTGGACCTAGCAGCGCTCGAGGAACTTCCGCTGACCTACCCGGAGGTGGGTGCGACGGCGGCCGGTCAGCTGCCCGCGGGATATGGCCACCTTCAGCTGGAGACCCAGATCGGCACGGGCCGACAGCGTTTCGAGCAAGCCGCCGACGCCGTCATGCGCTGGGGCATGCAGCGCGGCGCCGGCCTGCGGGTGTGGGCCAGCTCGGAGGTCGCGGAAGTCGCCACCGTCGTGCTGGTGAAAATGGGCTTCCTGCCCGCGCCGTGCCGCGTGGTGTACGTCATCGACGAACCGGATATCCGCGGGTTCGCCTACGGCACCCTGCCGGGTCATCCGGAGTCCGGCGAGGAACGCTTCGTCGTACGCCACGACCCGACCACCTCGGCGGTCTTTGCGGAGGTGTCGGCGTTCTCCCGGCCCGCGACCTGGTGGAGCAGGGCCGGTGGGCCGCTGGTGCCGCTGGGCCAGCGCGTCATCGCCAGGCGCTACCTGCGCGCGGTGTGA
- a CDS encoding aldo/keto reductase codes for MAQASGTFTLGGDLTVNRLGFGAMRITGKGVWGPPADRDECVRVLRRAVELGVNFIDTADSYGPYVSEEIIHEALHPYDGVVIATKAGLLRTGPDVWIPLGNPSYLRQECEMSLRRLGVDTIDLFQLHRIDRNFPLADQVGELLALKNEGKIRHIGLSEIDVDQLDAAQRITEIVSVQNMYNLSSRAAEPLLDAATSRGIGFIPWFPLAAGPLAAPDGPLQRIAAEHDATPSQLALAWLLKRSPVMLPIPGTSSVAHLEENVAAAEITLTDEEFETLAAAGAQTTV; via the coding sequence ATAGCCCAAGCATCCGGAACGTTCACCCTCGGCGGCGACCTGACCGTCAACCGACTCGGTTTCGGCGCCATGCGCATAACCGGCAAGGGCGTGTGGGGCCCGCCCGCCGACCGCGACGAATGCGTCCGGGTCCTGCGGCGCGCCGTCGAACTCGGCGTGAACTTCATCGACACCGCGGACTCCTACGGCCCCTACGTGTCCGAGGAGATCATCCACGAGGCGCTGCACCCCTATGACGGCGTGGTGATCGCGACCAAGGCGGGGCTGCTGCGCACCGGCCCGGACGTCTGGATCCCGCTGGGCAACCCCAGCTACCTGCGCCAGGAGTGCGAGATGAGCCTGCGCCGCCTCGGCGTCGACACGATCGACCTCTTCCAGCTGCACCGCATCGACCGCAACTTCCCGCTGGCCGACCAGGTCGGCGAGCTGCTCGCCCTGAAGAACGAGGGCAAGATCCGCCACATCGGCCTGTCCGAGATCGACGTCGACCAGCTCGACGCGGCCCAGCGGATCACCGAGATCGTGTCGGTGCAGAACATGTACAACCTGTCGTCGCGGGCGGCCGAACCGCTGCTGGACGCCGCGACCAGCCGGGGCATCGGCTTCATTCCGTGGTTCCCGCTGGCCGCCGGGCCGCTGGCCGCCCCGGACGGCCCGCTGCAGCGCATCGCCGCCGAACACGACGCGACGCCGTCGCAACTGGCGCTGGCCTGGCTGCTGAAGCGTTCGCCGGTGATGCTGCCGATCCCGGGCACCTCCAGCGTCGCGCATTTGGAGGAGAACGTCGCGGCCGCCGAGATCACCCTGACCGACGAGGAGTTCGAGACTTTGGCGGCCGCCGGAGCGCAGACGACCGTGTAG